In the genome of Longimicrobium sp., one region contains:
- a CDS encoding glycosyltransferase family 2 protein: MGQVLFWLGAATVLFFLAVAVEVIAGGRRLVFLRDVAPLGDDEMPAVSVIVPARNEERGVERALRSVLAQRGPRTEVIVVEDRSEDATGAILDRMAAEDPALRVVHVTELPPGWLGKNHALWLGAEAAAGELLLFTDADVVMAPGTVRRAAAHVVRGGFDHVTMGPRVDMPGWVLKTFGIVFGLNFVLFTRPWKARDPRSRHFVGVGAFNLVRAEVYRAIGTHRAIAMRPDDDMKLGKLVKKHGFRQDLVIGADAISVEWYHGVREAVLGLRKNGFAGVDYRISLVLLATVTQLVFFVWPWIAVFATGGATRALYALAVGFMLFLFAGLARQQKVPMWYGVFWPVASLLFVYVTWNATLYALVHRGIEWRGTHYPLDQLRANRV, translated from the coding sequence ATGGGGCAGGTGCTCTTCTGGCTGGGCGCGGCGACGGTCCTCTTCTTCCTCGCCGTCGCCGTGGAGGTGATCGCGGGCGGGCGGAGGCTCGTCTTCCTGCGCGACGTGGCGCCGCTCGGCGACGACGAGATGCCGGCGGTCTCCGTCATCGTCCCCGCGCGCAACGAGGAGCGGGGCGTGGAGCGGGCGCTGCGCTCGGTGCTCGCCCAGCGCGGGCCGCGCACCGAGGTGATCGTGGTGGAGGACCGCTCGGAGGACGCCACGGGGGCGATCCTGGACCGCATGGCGGCCGAGGACCCGGCCCTGCGCGTGGTGCACGTCACCGAGCTGCCGCCGGGGTGGCTGGGGAAGAACCACGCGCTCTGGCTGGGCGCCGAGGCCGCCGCCGGCGAGCTGCTCCTCTTCACCGACGCCGACGTGGTGATGGCGCCCGGCACCGTGCGGCGCGCGGCGGCGCACGTGGTGCGCGGCGGCTTCGACCACGTGACCATGGGGCCGCGCGTGGACATGCCCGGCTGGGTGCTGAAGACCTTCGGCATCGTCTTCGGGCTGAACTTCGTGCTCTTCACCCGGCCGTGGAAGGCGCGGGACCCCAGGAGCAGGCACTTCGTGGGCGTGGGCGCCTTCAACCTGGTGCGCGCCGAGGTCTACCGCGCCATCGGCACCCACCGCGCCATCGCCATGCGGCCCGACGACGACATGAAGCTGGGGAAGCTGGTGAAGAAGCACGGCTTCCGGCAGGACCTGGTGATCGGCGCCGACGCGATCTCGGTGGAGTGGTACCACGGCGTGCGCGAGGCGGTGCTGGGGCTGCGCAAGAACGGCTTCGCGGGGGTGGACTACCGCATCTCGCTGGTGCTGCTGGCCACGGTGACGCAGCTCGTGTTCTTCGTCTGGCCGTGGATCGCCGTCTTCGCCACCGGCGGGGCCACGCGCGCCCTCTACGCGCTCGCCGTCGGCTTCATGCTCTTCCTGTTCGCGGGGCTGGCGCGCCAGCAGAAGGTGCCCATGTGGTACGGCGTCTTCTGGCCCGTCGCCAGCCTGCTGTTCGTCTACGTCACCTGGAACGCCACCCTCTACGCGCTCGTCCACCGCGGCATCGAGTGGCGCGGCACCCACTACCCGCTCGACCAGCTCCGCGCCAACCGGGTCTGA